A single window of Hirundo rustica isolate bHirRus1 chromosome 16, bHirRus1.pri.v3, whole genome shotgun sequence DNA harbors:
- the CHRNA4 gene encoding LOW QUALITY PROTEIN: neuronal acetylcholine receptor subunit alpha-4 (The sequence of the model RefSeq protein was modified relative to this genomic sequence to represent the inferred CDS: deleted 1 base in 1 codon) — MGFLVPRGNLLLLLCAIIFPAFGHVETRAHAEERLLKKLFSGYNKWSRPVANISDVVLVRFGLSIAQLIDVDEKNQMMTTNVWVKQEWHDYKLRWDPQEYENVTSIRIPSELIWRPDIVLYNNADGDFAVTHLTKAHLFYDGRIKWMPPAIYKSSCSIDVTFFPFDQQNCTMKFGSWTYDKAKIDLVSMHSHVDQLDYWESGEWVIINAVGNYNSKKYECCTEIYPDITYSFIIRRLPLFYTINLIIPCLLISCLTVLVFYLPSECGEKITLCISVLLSLTVFLLLITEIIPSTSLVIPLIGEYLLFTMIFVTLSIIITVFVLNVHHRSPRTHTMPDWVRRVFLDVVPRILFMKRPSTVKDNCKKLVESMHKITNAPRLWSEMDVEPNFTTSSSPSPQSNEPSPTSSFCAHLEEPAKPQPICKSPSGQYSLLHPEPVQVTCSSPQPSCHPLSNTQAASALKGRSLSVQQMYSPNKAEEGTIRCRSRSIQYCYLREDSSQTNGHSSGSPASQRCRLNGEQPQHKPPQCRCKCKKGEAAGTAAQGSKSHGAKEQHLVLMSPALKLAVEGVHYIADHLRAEDADFSVKEDWKYVAMVIDRIFLWMFIIVCLLGTVGLFLPPWLAGMI, encoded by the exons ATGGGATTTCTCGTGCCGAGGGGaaacctcctcctcctgctgtgtgCCATCATTTTCCCCG CCTTTGGCCACGTGGAGACCCGAGCCCACGCGGAGGAGAGGCTCCTGAAGAAGCTCTTCTCTGGTTATAACAAATGGTCGCGTCCCGTGGCCAACATCTCGGACGTGGTCCTCGTCCGCTTCGGGCTGTCCATCGCCCAGCTCATCGACGTC gatgaaaaaaaccaaatgatGACCACGAATGTGTGGGTGAAGCAG GAGTGGCACGACTACAAGCTGCGCTGGGACCCGCAGGAATACGAAAATGTCACATCCATCCGAATCCCCTCAGAGCTCATCTGGAGGCCAGACATCGTCCTTTACAACAA TGCTGACGGTGACTTTGCAGTCACCCACCTGACCAAGGCTCACCTCTTCTACGACGGGAGGATTAAATGGATGCCCCCTGCTATCTATaaaagctcctgcagcatcGATGTCACCTTCTTCCCCTTTGACCAGCAAAACTGCACGATGAAGTTTGGCTCCTGGACCTACGACAAAGCCAAGATAGACTTGGTGAGCATGCACAGCCACGTGGACCAGCTGGACTACTGGGAGAGCGGGGAGTGGGTCATCATCAACGCCGTGGGCAACTACAACAGCAAGAAATACGAGTGCTGCACGGAGATCTACCCCGATATAACTTATTCCTTCATTATCCGGAGGCTGCCGCTCTTCTACACCATCAACCTGATCATCCCCTGCCTGCTGATCTCCTGCCTGACCGTCCTGGTCTTCTACCTGCCCTCTGAGTGTGGAGAGAAGATAACCCTGTgcatctctgtgctgctgtccctcaCAGTGTTCCTGCTGCTCATCACCGAGATCATCCCGTCCACCTCCTTGGTGATCCCTCTGATTGGGGAGTACCTGCTCTTCACCATGATATTCGTCACCTTGTCTATCATCATCACCGTCTTCGTGCTCAACGTGCACCACCGCTCC CCCCGCACCCACACGATGCCGGACTGGGTCAGGAGGGTCTTCCTCGACGTAGTCCCCCGGATCCTTTTCATGAAGCGCCCCTCCACAGTGAAGGACAATTGCAAGAAGCTCGTTGAGTCCATGCACAAAATAACCAACGCACCGAGGCTTTGGTCCGAGATGGACGTGGAACCCAACTTCACTACCTCATCCTCCCCCAGCCCGCAGAGCAACGAGCCGTCACCCACCTCGTCCTTCTGTGCCCACCTCGAGGAGCCGGCCAAGCCTCAGCCCATCTGCAAGTCCCCGTCTGGGCAGTACTCCCTGCTGCACCCAGAGCCTGTCCAGGTGACCTGCTCCTCTCCACAGCCCTCCTGCCACCCCCTGAGCAACACCCAGGCCGCCTCTGCCTTGAAAGGCAGGTCGCTGAGCGTCCAGCAGATGTACAGCCCCAACAAGGCGGAGGAGGGGACAATCCGCTGCAGGTCCCGGAGCATCCAGTACTGCTACCTGCGAGAGGACTCTTCCCAGACCAACGGCCACTCCAGCGGCTCTCCAGCATCCCAGCGGTGCCGCCTCAacggggagcagccccagcacaagCCCCCTCAGTGCCGGTGTAAGTGCAAAAAGGGCGAGGCGGCCGGCAcggcagcccagggcagcaagAGCCACGGTGCCAAAGAGCAGCACCTGGTGCTGATGTCCCCAGCCCTGAAGCTGGCGGTGGAAGGGGTTCACTACATCGCAGACCACCTGCGGGCGGAGGACGCCGATTTCTCA GTGAAGGAAGACTGGAAGTACGTTGCGATGGTCATCGACAGGATCTTCCTCTGGATGTTCATCATTGTGTGCTTGCTGGGAACTGTTGGGCTCTTTCTCCCACCGTGGCTGGCAGGAATGATCTAA